A single Brevundimonas sp. SL130 DNA region contains:
- a CDS encoding peptidase — protein sequence MTYCVGMLVNDGLAMIADTRTNAGVDNISSYRKLHVFRTPGERILSVATAGNLSVTQTALAMVAEGVKLPDSTGPETLETVPSLFRAAQILGHAMAMVRATINTPPTPTADALNVSASMLLGGQIGGGKMGLYLIYGQGNFIECGADTPYLQIGELKYGKPILDRALHDNTPLSEAVKLGLISFDSTIRSNIAVGPPLDLIVMPRDGLTGMERRLEADDPYFRDLGRRWSEALAAAHKAMPDPTWLDLKPAKTATITAVI from the coding sequence GTGACCTATTGCGTAGGCATGCTGGTGAACGACGGGTTGGCGATGATCGCCGACACGCGCACCAATGCGGGCGTGGACAACATCTCGTCCTATCGCAAACTGCACGTGTTCAGGACGCCGGGCGAACGGATCCTGTCCGTGGCGACGGCGGGGAACCTGTCGGTGACCCAGACGGCCCTGGCCATGGTGGCCGAGGGGGTCAAGCTGCCGGACTCGACTGGGCCGGAGACGCTGGAGACCGTGCCCAGCCTGTTCCGCGCCGCCCAGATCCTGGGCCATGCCATGGCCATGGTGCGGGCCACGATCAATACGCCTCCGACGCCGACGGCCGACGCCCTGAACGTCAGCGCCTCCATGCTGCTGGGCGGCCAGATCGGCGGCGGCAAGATGGGTCTGTACCTGATCTATGGTCAGGGGAATTTCATCGAGTGCGGGGCCGACACCCCCTATCTGCAGATCGGGGAGCTGAAATACGGCAAGCCGATCCTGGACCGCGCCCTTCATGACAACACGCCCCTGTCCGAGGCGGTGAAACTGGGGCTGATCTCGTTCGACTCGACGATCCGGTCCAATATCGCGGTGGGGCCGCCGCTGGACCTGATCGTGATGCCGCGCGACGGCCTGACGGGGATGGAGCGGCGGCTGGAGGCGGACGATCCCTATTTCCGCGACCTGGGCCGGCGCTGGTCCGAGGCCCTGGCCGCCGCGCACAAGGCCATGCCGGATCCGACCTGGCTGGACCTGAAGCCCGCAAAGACGGCGACAATAACGGCGGTTATCTGA
- a CDS encoding transglutaminase family protein: protein MRIRIDHSTRYAYARPARFIVQMLRLTPKSCESQQVREWRVETDVDARLRRSEDAFGNIVHSLYTERPTDALTIRVTGEVSTVDTGGVIRGQNERLQPGVYLRDTRLTQADAALVEFARGIGEGAPLERMHRLMGAIHGGVAFEVGATSATHTAAEAFAIGRGVCQDHAQIFIASARTLGVPARYVSGHLNRSDGQHDQDAAHAWAEAWIEGLGWVGFDAANGICPTENYVRIATGLDALGATPIRGTSYGGGVGSLTVALHVRPVQQSQQQHQSRGWS from the coding sequence ATGCGGATACGGATCGATCACTCCACCCGCTACGCCTACGCCCGGCCGGCGCGGTTCATCGTGCAGATGCTGCGGCTGACGCCCAAGTCGTGCGAAAGCCAGCAGGTGCGCGAATGGCGTGTCGAGACCGACGTTGACGCCCGGCTGCGGCGCAGCGAGGACGCCTTCGGCAATATTGTTCACAGCCTCTATACCGAGCGGCCGACCGACGCCCTGACCATACGGGTGACGGGCGAGGTCTCGACCGTGGACACCGGCGGGGTGATCCGGGGCCAGAACGAGCGGCTGCAGCCGGGCGTCTATCTGCGCGACACCCGCCTGACCCAGGCGGACGCGGCCCTGGTCGAGTTTGCGCGCGGGATCGGCGAGGGCGCGCCGCTGGAGCGGATGCACCGCCTGATGGGGGCGATCCACGGCGGCGTGGCCTTCGAGGTCGGGGCGACGTCCGCCACCCATACGGCGGCCGAGGCCTTCGCCATCGGGCGCGGCGTCTGCCAGGACCACGCCCAGATCTTCATCGCCAGCGCTCGGACCCTGGGCGTGCCGGCTCGCTATGTCTCGGGCCACCTGAACCGGTCGGACGGCCAGCACGACCAGGACGCCGCCCATGCCTGGGCCGAGGCCTGGATCGAGGGGCTGGGCTGGGTCGGGTTCGACGCGGCCAACGGCATCTGTCCGACGGAAAACTATGTGCGGATCGCCACGGGGCTGGATGCGCTGGGCGCGACGCCCATCCGGGGCACCAGCTACGGCGGCGGGGTGGGCAGTCTGACGGTCGCGCTTCATGTGCGGCCGGTGCAACAGAGCCAGCAACAACATCAGAGCCGGGGATGGTCCTGA
- a CDS encoding alpha-E domain-containing protein: MLSRTADSLYWTGRYMERADFLARILEAAIRLAALPAKDQATVTAWAGAISSSGVKSAFDATGRTVSEKSVREYLAFGADNTTSIKACITRARTNARSVRTALTIELWEAINGAWNGLNELGEPTKRDDFTNFLDFVKSTSLAVEGASSRTMLRNDAYWFLRLGMAIERADNTARLLDVKYHLLLPPGERVGGQLDYFQWTTLLREVSALTAYRWVYRESVRPWLVADLLVLNRQMPRSLASCQGMIVSYLEKLAADYGRRGPAQRLASNRLTQFNEARIEDIFQSGLHEYIQGFLNENNALAAAVHEQYLV; the protein is encoded by the coding sequence ATGCTCTCACGCACCGCAGACAGCCTGTACTGGACCGGCCGCTATATGGAGCGGGCCGATTTTCTCGCGCGCATCCTGGAGGCGGCGATCCGCCTGGCGGCCCTGCCGGCCAAGGATCAGGCCACGGTCACCGCCTGGGCGGGGGCCATTTCATCTTCGGGCGTCAAGTCGGCGTTCGACGCGACCGGCCGCACGGTGTCCGAGAAGTCCGTCCGTGAATACCTGGCGTTCGGGGCCGACAATACGACCTCGATCAAGGCCTGTATCACCCGGGCGCGGACCAACGCCCGTTCGGTGCGGACGGCCCTGACCATCGAGCTGTGGGAGGCGATCAACGGCGCCTGGAACGGGCTGAACGAACTGGGCGAGCCGACCAAGCGGGATGATTTCACCAACTTCCTCGACTTCGTGAAGTCGACCTCGCTGGCGGTCGAGGGGGCCTCGTCGCGGACCATGTTGCGCAATGACGCCTACTGGTTCCTGCGGCTGGGCATGGCGATCGAACGGGCCGACAACACCGCCCGCCTGCTGGACGTGAAATATCACTTGCTGCTGCCGCCCGGCGAGCGGGTGGGGGGGCAGCTGGACTATTTCCAGTGGACCACCCTGTTGCGCGAGGTTTCGGCCCTGACCGCCTATCGCTGGGTTTACCGGGAGAGCGTGCGGCCCTGGCTGGTGGCGGACCTGCTGGTGCTGAACCGGCAGATGCCGCGGTCGCTGGCCAGCTGTCAGGGGATGATCGTCAGCTATCTGGAAAAGCTGGCCGCTGATTACGGCCGACGCGGCCCGGCCCAGCGGCTGGCCTCCAACCGTTTGACCCAGTTCAACGAGGCCCGGATCGAGGATATCTTCCAGTCCGGTCTGCACGAATATATCCAGGGCTTCCTGAACGAGAACAACGCCCTGGCCGCCGCCGTCCACGAACAGTATCTGGTCTGA
- a CDS encoding circularly permuted type 2 ATP-grasp protein: MTRAFDEMNGGGSGTIRDSYKTLAAWLENAPPDLLQARSRQAELFFRRMGVTFAVYGDEESNERLIPFDVVPRIIGADEWSGLEKGLKQRVTAINAFLKDIYGPQDCIRAGIVPADLILTNPHYRPEMQGRRPPGDVWCHIAGVDLVRTGEDGFYVLEDNVRTPSGVSYMLENREMMMRLFPDLFAEHAVRPVEIYTDMLLRSLQASAPSGAGEDPTIVVLTPGPFNSAYYEHSFLADKLGVELVEGGDLFVNDDTVYMRTTEGPKRVDVIYRRIDDDFIDPLTFMPNSAVGVPGLMSAYFAGRVTLANAVGTGVADDKAVYTYMPEIIRFFTGEDAILKNVPTWRCREPDALKEVLGKLDELVVKEVGGSGGYGMLVGPTSTKAEIEAFRAKLIADPNDFIAQPTLSLSTAPTLNGGDLSPRHVDLRPFVLSSPAGVRVAPGGLTRVALKEGSLVVNSSQGGGTKDTWVLDN; the protein is encoded by the coding sequence ATGACGAGAGCTTTCGACGAAATGAACGGCGGCGGATCGGGGACGATCCGCGACAGCTACAAGACCCTGGCGGCCTGGCTGGAAAACGCCCCGCCGGATCTGTTGCAGGCGCGCTCGCGCCAGGCGGAGCTGTTCTTCCGCCGGATGGGCGTGACCTTCGCCGTCTATGGCGACGAGGAGTCCAACGAACGGCTGATCCCGTTCGACGTGGTGCCGCGTATCATCGGCGCCGACGAATGGAGCGGGCTGGAGAAGGGGTTGAAGCAGCGGGTCACCGCCATCAACGCCTTCCTAAAGGACATCTACGGGCCGCAGGACTGTATCCGCGCCGGGATCGTGCCCGCTGACCTGATCCTGACCAATCCCCACTATCGGCCCGAGATGCAGGGCCGCCGGCCGCCGGGCGACGTCTGGTGCCATATCGCCGGGGTCGATCTGGTCCGCACGGGCGAGGACGGCTTCTATGTGCTGGAGGACAATGTCCGCACGCCGTCGGGGGTCTCCTATATGCTGGAGAACCGCGAGATGATGATGCGGCTGTTCCCCGACCTGTTCGCCGAACATGCGGTGCGGCCGGTCGAGATCTATACCGACATGCTGCTGCGTTCGCTCCAGGCCTCGGCGCCGTCGGGGGCGGGCGAGGATCCGACCATCGTCGTGCTGACGCCGGGGCCGTTCAACTCGGCCTATTACGAACACAGCTTCCTGGCCGACAAGCTGGGGGTCGAGCTGGTCGAAGGCGGGGATCTCTTCGTCAATGACGACACCGTCTATATGCGCACGACCGAGGGGCCCAAGCGGGTCGATGTCATCTATCGCCGCATCGACGACGACTTCATCGATCCCCTGACCTTCATGCCGAACTCGGCGGTCGGGGTGCCGGGGCTGATGTCGGCCTATTTCGCGGGCCGTGTGACCCTGGCCAATGCGGTCGGGACAGGGGTGGCCGACGACAAGGCCGTCTATACCTATATGCCCGAGATCATCCGCTTCTTCACCGGCGAGGACGCCATCCTGAAGAATGTGCCGACCTGGCGCTGCCGCGAGCCGGACGCGCTGAAGGAGGTGCTGGGCAAGCTGGACGAGCTGGTCGTCAAGGAGGTCGGCGGATCGGGCGGTTACGGCATGCTGGTGGGGCCGACCTCGACCAAGGCCGAGATCGAGGCGTTCCGGGCCAAGCTGATCGCTGATCCCAACGACTTCATCGCCCAGCCGACGCTGAGCCTGTCGACGGCGCCGACCCTGAACGGGGGAGATCTGTCGCCGCGGCACGTCGATCTGCGGCCGTTCGTCCTATCCAGTCCGGCGGGGGTGCGGGTCGCGCCTGGCGGCCTGACGCGAGTGGCGTTGAAGGAGGGGTCGCTGGTGGTCAACTCCAGCCAGGGCGGCGGAACCAAGGACACCTGGGTGTTGGACAACTGA